A genomic window from Pseudocitrobacter corydidari includes:
- the bioF gene encoding 8-amino-7-oxononanoate synthase, translating to MSWQQRIDSALAQRREADAFRRRVPLAQGVGRWLEYEGQRYRNFSSNDYLGMSQHPNVIRAWQQGAEQYGTGSGGSGHVTGFSHAHRDLEKELAQWLGYPRALLFISGFAANQAVIAALMSEKDRIVADRLSHASLLEAAALSPAALRRYQHNDSQHLARLLSSAVEGQQMVVTEGVFSMDGDSAPLTNVAEATTQAGAWLMVDDAHGIGVKGEQGRGSCWQQGVRPELLVVTFGKAFGLSGAAVLCSDSLADYLLQFARHLIYSTSMPPAQAVALRASLEVIRSGEGDERREVLAQHIAHFRAGAQGLDYQLTPSESAIQPLIVGENARTLELAKTLREKGCWVTAIRPPTVPTGTARLRLTLTAAHTREDIDTLLEVLHGVRE from the coding sequence ATGAGCTGGCAGCAACGCATCGATAGCGCTTTAGCACAACGGCGTGAGGCAGATGCTTTTCGTCGTCGTGTACCGCTGGCTCAGGGCGTTGGGCGCTGGCTGGAGTACGAAGGTCAGCGCTATCGCAATTTTTCCAGTAATGACTATCTGGGGATGAGCCAGCATCCTAATGTGATCCGCGCCTGGCAACAGGGCGCGGAACAGTACGGCACAGGCAGCGGCGGCTCGGGCCACGTCACCGGATTCAGTCACGCCCATCGTGACCTGGAAAAAGAACTGGCCCAGTGGCTGGGGTATCCGCGCGCGTTGCTGTTTATCTCTGGTTTCGCCGCGAATCAGGCGGTGATCGCCGCGCTGATGAGTGAAAAAGACAGGATCGTCGCCGATCGTTTAAGCCACGCCTCACTGCTGGAAGCCGCCGCGTTAAGCCCGGCGGCGTTGCGCCGTTATCAGCACAACGATAGCCAGCATCTGGCGCGGTTGCTGAGCAGCGCCGTCGAAGGGCAACAGATGGTGGTCACCGAGGGTGTTTTCAGCATGGACGGCGATAGTGCGCCGTTGACGAACGTCGCAGAGGCGACCACGCAGGCAGGCGCATGGCTGATGGTGGATGACGCGCACGGTATCGGCGTGAAGGGCGAACAGGGGCGCGGAAGCTGCTGGCAACAGGGCGTGCGTCCTGAATTGCTGGTGGTAACCTTTGGTAAAGCCTTTGGCCTGAGCGGTGCGGCGGTGCTGTGTAGCGACTCGCTGGCCGACTATCTATTGCAGTTCGCCCGCCATCTGATTTACAGCACTTCGATGCCCCCGGCGCAGGCCGTGGCGCTGCGGGCATCTCTTGAGGTGATTCGCAGTGGCGAGGGTGATGAGCGGCGGGAGGTCCTGGCGCAGCATATCGCCCACTTTCGCGCGGGCGCGCAGGGGCTGGACTATCAGCTCACGCCATCGGAGAGCGCCATTCAGCCGCTGATTGTCGGGGAGAATGCGCGCACGCTGGAGCTGGCGAAAACGCTGCGTGAAAAAGGCTGTTGGGTGACGGCAATTCGCCCACCTACCGTACCCACCGGAACCGCGCGTTTGCGCTTAACGCTGACGGCGGCGCATACGCGTGAAGATATCGACACTCTGCTGGAGGTGCTGCATGGCGTCCGTGAATAA